The Vannielia litorea genome segment TGGCCGCAATACGCCGCCCATCGCGGGCAGCTCCACATGCTGCTCGCCAATACGCTGATCGAGCGGGCAGGCCCCGAGGCCCTGCGCCTCGGCAGCCGCATCACCGGCTACAGCAAAACCGAGAGCGGCGTGACTGCCCATGTCGAGCACACCGACAACACCACCTCCGAGGCCGAGGGCACCCTGCTCATCGGCGCCGATGGCATCCACTCCGCCGTGCGCGCGCAAATGCACCCCGGCCAGCCGCCAATCCACTGGGGCGGCGCGCTGATGTGGCGCGGCACCACGCTGGCCAAACCCATCCGCACCGGGTCCTCTTTCATCGGGCTGGGCACCCACCGCCAGCGCATGGTGATCTACCCGATCTCCCACCCCGACCCGGAGACCGGCCTCGCCCTGATCAACTGGATCGCCGAGGTCACCTTCGACGAGGCCGAGGCGCGCAAGTCCGGCTGGTTCCGCCCCGCCCCGATCTCCGACTTCATCCATCACTTTGAAGACTGGCGCTACGACTGGCTCGATGTGCCCGCCCTGATCTCGGGCGCCGACACCGCCTTCGAAAACCCGATGATCGACCGTGACCCCGTGGAAACATGGGTCGATGGCCCGGTGGCGCTGATGGGCGATGCCGCCCACGCGATGTATCCGACCGGCTCCAACGGCGCGAGCCAAGCCGTGGTCGATGCCCGCGAGATCGGCGCGGCACTGTTGGCCCACGGCGTCACGCCAGAGGCCCTCGCCGCCTATAACGCCAAGCTCTGCGGCCCCATCTCCGAGGTGATCCTGCGCAACCGCGGCGCCGGCCCCTTCGGCCTGCTGAACATGGTGAACGACCGCTGCGGCGGCCATTTCGACGAGATCGACGCGGTGATTCCGCCCGCCGAGCGCGCCGAATTCATGGCCCGCTACCAATCCGCCGCCGGCTTCGCCCGCGACGCGCTCAACGCCGCGCCGCCCACCATCGCCCCGGGCGCCCGGCTTGCCTGATCGTCCCAGCCGCCGCCAATTATCGACAATCCGCCTTTGCGCGATGTTGCCCGGCTCCATCGTTGATCGCTCAACTCAGCGCTGCTAGCGTCGCACAAAAGCACAGGCCGCCCGATGAACATCGCTCAGGAAACCCTCTCAGACCGCGCCCATGCCATGCTGCGCGGCGATATCGTCTCCGGCCGCCTCGCCCCCGAATCCCGCCTCCGCATCGCCCAGCTCTCCGAAACCTACGGCATCGGCGCCAGCCCGCTCCGCGAGGCGCTCTCCAAGCTCACCTCCGAGTTTCTTGTGCTGTTTGAACCCCAGCGCGGTTTCTCCGTCGCACCCGTCTCCGCGGACGAACTGCGCGATATATCCCGCGTCCGCTGCGAGCTGGAGAGCGAGGCGCTGCACCGTGCCATCGAAGCCGGGGATGACGCATGGGAGGCCGGGATCGTCGCCGCCTACTACGCGCTAAGCAAAGCCGACACCCGCCGCAAGACCGACCCCGCCGAAGGTTCCGACAGCTGGGAAGACAAGAACCGCACCTTCCACGAGGCCCTCGTCGCCGCCTGCGACAGCCCGTGGCTCAAGCGGCTGCGCAGCCTGATCTACTACCAGCACGAGCGCTACCGCCGGATATCACTGACCAACCCCGACCCGGCCCGCGACCTTCAGGCCGAGCACGCCGCGATCATGGAGGCCACCCTCGCCCGGCAGGCCCCCGAGGCGATCCGCCTGTCGAAAGACCACATCGACCGCACCACCCAGGCCGTGTTGAAAGTGCTGCCCGCGTAAATCGGGACTCGTCCCGACACACCGCAAACCACACGCCTCACAGATATTTCTTGAACCCCACGTGGCTGGCCTCAAACCCCAGCCCCTCGTAAAATCTGTGGCTGTCCACCCGGCTCGCGTTCATCGTGAGCTGCACAAGGCTGCACTCCGCCGCCTTCGCGCGCGCCTCGACATCGGCAAACATCTGTTGCCCCACGCCCTGCCCGCGCATCCGGCTCGCCACCCGCACGCTCTCCACTTGCGCCCGCCGGGCCGCTGCCAGCGACAGACCCGAGATAACGGTGAGCTGATAGGTCGCCACCACCTCCCCGCCCTCTTCGCCCACGATCACGAGGTTGCCGCCCTCTGCGGCCATCGCGTCGAACGCGGCATAGTAAATCGAAAGATCGGCCTTCTCGCGGCCCTGCCCAAGCATGTCATCCGCCAGCATCGCCACCACGGCCGGCACATCCTCGCGCCGCGCCTCGCGGAAGCTCACGCTCACGCAGGCACCCCGGCGACGGCCTCCAGGAAGGCGCGGATCAGGCCCGCATCCTTCACCCCCTTCTCACGCTCCACGCCAGAAGAGAGATCAACCTGCCGCGCGCCCGTCCGGGCCACCGCCTCGGCCACGTTGCCTGCATGCAACCCGCCCGCCAGCATCCACGGCACCGGCCAGCGTCGCCCGGCAATGAGCCGCCAGTCGAACGGCAGCCCGTTCCCGCCCGGCAGCTCGTCTCCCGGCGCGGGCTTGGCGTCCACCAGCAGCATGTCGGCCACGCGGCCATAGTCGTCCAGCAGCGGCAAATCGGCCTCTGTGGCCACGCCCACCGCCTTCATCACCGGCAATCCGTAACGGTCCCGCACCTGCTGCACCCGCTCGGCGCTCTCCTTGCCATGAAGCTGGATGATATCCAGCGGCACCGCGCCCACGATCTCGTCGAGCAGCGCGTCACCCGCATCCACCACGAGGCCGACCTTCGCCAACCCCTCAGGCGCCAGCAGCGCCAGATCACGCGCCTCATCCGGGCTCACGTAACGCGGACTCGGCTCAAAAAAGTTCAGCCCCACATAGGCCGCCCCGGCCTCCGCCACGGCAGCCATGTCCTCCGGGCGTTTCAGCCCGCAGATCTTTACCCGGATGTCAGCCATCTCAGCCCGCCTTGCGGTCGTCCAGCAGCGCCAGAACCTCGTCCTGCTCCTGCCCGGTCTCCCGCTTCACCGCGTCGAGCTCCTTCTTCGCCCGCCGCGCTTCCTTCGCCTGCCGCGCCGCCTCGGCCCGGTGCTTGTGCTCGCGGAACCACTCCCAGACGAAGCCGATTAGGATGCCCAGCGCGATCATCGCAAAGAGCGAAACGAACAGCGGCAGCGTGATCTGGTAGGGCAGCCCCAGCAGATCGGCCAGTTCGCCGGGCAACAGCTTCAGCGTCACCGGCTCACGGTTGGCCAGGGCAAGGGTGATGAGAACAATGGCGAGGAGGGCCAGAAAGCCCCAGCGAAGATAACGGATCATGCGGGCAGATTACTTGCCGTTCAGGCGGTCGCGCAAGAGCTTGCCGGTCTTGAAGAAGGGCACATGCTTCTCTTCCACGTCCACCGCCTCTCCGGTGCGCGGATTGCGGCCCACGCGGGCATCGCGTTTCTTGACCGAGAACGCCCCGAAGCCCCGAAGCTCCACACGGTCGCCGCTGGCCATCGCGCCAATGATCTCTTCGAAGATGGTGTTCACGATCCGCTCGACGTCACGCTGATAGAGATGCGGATTCTCGTCAGCGACTTTCTGAATCAATTCCGATCGGATCATGCTTCCCCCCTAAAGGACGCTTTTTCGGCCACGATTCCATGTCTGGCTTCTGCCCCGACTATAGGCACAATTTTCAGCATCCGAAACGGGGCGATTGCGTCAATTCACGTCTTTTACGCGCCCATGCTCCATTTTCCGCCTGAAAAACCAAGGCTTTGGCGGCGCAGCATGCCCTGCGCACAGGTGCCGCAACGCAGCATTGCCCGAATCGGAGGCGGCTAAAATCGCAGCCGTGCGATGCCGTAGAGCGCCAGCGCCAGCATGCCCGCACCGCCCAGAACATAGGGCATCCGCAGCGCCATTTCGCGGCCCAGCCCCGGCTCCGCCAGCGCCACCAGCGCCCCGCCTGCAAGCGCGCCCAGCGGCATCATGCCCCAGCCAAAGAACCGGTAGAGCGCATTCACCCGGCCCAGCAGCGCATCGGGAATGATCCGCTGCCGCCAACTCACCGTGACGATGTTCCACAGCATCGCGGCCACCGCCTCCAGCACCAGCGCCAGGCCGGCCAGCAGCGGCGAGGCGCCAAGCCCCAGCATGAAGAACGGCAGCGGCATAAGGCAAAGCGCCAGCCGCACCGTGGCCGTCGCCCCGAAGCGCGCGCTGACTCGCGGCCCGAGCACTCCGCCCAGCACCGCCCCGCCCGCGCCCACCGCCAGCAACACCCCATGCCCCGCCGCCGACAGTCCGAGAATCTCTTGGCTGAAGAGCACCAGCACCGTGAGAGACGCCATGTGGACAAAATTGATCAGTCCCAGCATCACCGCCAGCCGAAAGAGCAGCGCCTGCCCGCGCAGCCAGCGCCAGCCCTCGCCCAACTCCTCCCATAGTCGCCGCCGCGTCGGCGCCACCCGCCGCGGCACCGAGATCGCCCAAACCAGCCAGGCGGCCAGCGCGAATGTCACCGCATCGAGCAAAAACGGCGCAGGCACAGCCCAGGCAATGAGCAGACCTGCCAGCGGCGGCCCCACGAAATGCCCTGCCACCTGCTCAGCGCTCCAGAGCTGTCCGTTCGCCGCCTCCAGATCGCCCGGCTCCACTACTGCGGGCAAAAAGGTCTGCGCGGCGTTGTCCCGCACCACCTCGGCACTGCCGAGCAAAAACGCCAGCCCCGCCAGCGCCATCACCGGCAAGGCTCCGCCGCCCTCGGGCATCCGCAGCGCCAGCGCCACGATTCCCATCGTCAACAGCACCCGGAGCACATCGGCCCGCACCATCAGCGCCCGCCGGTCCGACCGGTCCACCACCGCCCCCGCCGGGATCGCAAACAGCATCCACGGCAGGGAGCCGGCAAAGGGCACCAGCGCGATCAGCAGCGGGTCGCGGGTCAACAGCGTCGCCAGCCACGGCACCGCCAGAGCCGAGACCCCGTCTCCGAGATTCGAGACCGAAGTGGCAGAAAACAGCAGGCGGAAATTTCGGTTGCGGGCCAAAAGCATGGCGCCAACCAGCCATGAAACTGCCCGAGCCGCAAGCCTTGCCGCACACCCGCCGCGCCGCTACACAGCCCCCATCAATGGAGATTTGATGCACTGATGGTTCTGCCGGCACCCCGCTGAGGTGCCACCCCGGGCACCCGCCCACGCGCAGCCCGCCCTCGCGGCGGCAGCTGGCCCTGTGCCTCCATGACACCCAACATCACGGGATCAAACCATTGATACGACCCTACTCTCCCGGCGACGACGACGACGCCATCGTGCGCATCTTCACCCAAGCCAGCCGCCTCGCGCATGGCTTTCTGGGCGAAGATTTCATCCGCAAGGCCGCAGAAGAGGTGCGCAGCCTCTACCTGCCCAATGCCGAAACCCATGTCTGGGATGATGGCAACGGGCCACGCGGCTTCATCGCCCTCATCCCCGGCACACCTACCGAGGTCGGCGGCTTCTTCATGGACCCGGCCCACCGCGGCCAAGGTCACGGCAGGGCGCTGATGGATGACGCGCTCCGCCGCAAGTGCACGCTCGAGCTCGACGTTTTCAAGCGAAACGAGATCGGCCGCCGCTTCTACGCCCGCTACGGCTTCACCGAACTGGGCGAACGGCACGACCCGCGCTTCGATCAGCCGGTCCTCCGCCTGCGCTCCCCGGGCTGACCAAAACCCCGTGGCGCCTGCCCACCCGGTGGGCGCCACCCTCTTGCATTTTCTTGCTGAAAATTCTCCAACCCGCCCCCGCCGCCCGTGCACCGGCCGAAAGCCGGGCATCACGGTGCCATTCTGCGCCGGGGCGGCGCGGGGTGGGCGGGTGGGAGCGCCGCCCCCGCGCCCGGTCCAACACAAGACCGGCCCAACAAAAAAGGGCCCCCGCCAGCAGCGGAGGCCCCAAATCTTTCGGGCTTTACGCCCGGCTGAAGGATCAGTCGTCCTTGTTCAGCGCGGCGCCCAGGATGTCGCCTAGCGAGGCACCGGAGTCCGACGAGCCATACTGCTCCACGGCTTCCTTCTCCTCGGCGATCTCGCGTGCCTTGATCGACAGGCCCAGACGGCGGGTCTTGCTGTCCACGTTGGTCACGCGCACATCCACCTTGTCGCCCACGCCAAAGCGCTCGGGGCGCTGCTCGGCACGGTCGCGGCTCAGGTCGGAGCGGCGGATGAAGGACTTCATGCCCTCGTACTCCACCTCAACGCCACCATCCTCGATCGCGGTCACTTCCACGGTGATGATGTCGCCACGCTTCACGCCACCAACGGCCTCGGCGAACTTGTCACCGCCCAGCGCCTTGATGGAGAGCGAGATGCGCTCCTTGTCCACGTCGGTCTCGGTAACAACGGCCTTGACCACGTCGCCCTTGCGGTACGACTGGATCGCATCCTCGCCACGCTCGTCCCAGCTGATGTCGGAGAGGTGAACCATGCCGTCGATGTCGCCCGGCAGGCCGATGAACAGACCGAACTCGGTGATGTTCTTGACCTCGCCCTCGACCTCGGTGCCCTCGGGATGGGTCTCGGAGAAGACCTCCCACGGGTTGCGCATGGTCTGCTTGAGACCCAGCGACACACGGCGCTTGGCGCTATCGATCTCCAGCACCATGACTTCCACTTCCTGCGAGGTGGAGACGATCTTGCCGGGGTGCACGTTCTTCTTGGTCCAAGACATTTCGGACACGTGAACAAGGCCCTCGACGCCCGGCTCCAGCTCGACGAACGCACCGTAGTCGGTGATGTTGGTCACGCGGCCGGTGTGCACCGAATCCAGCGGGAACTTGGCTTCCACGGTATCCCACGGATCGTCCTGCAGCTGCTTCATGCCGAGGCTGATGCGGTGAGTCTCTTTGTTGATCTTGATGACCTGCACCTTGATCGTCTCGCCGATAGAGAGGATCTCGGAGGGGTGGTTCACACGGCGCCATGCCATGTCGGTCACGTGCAGCAGGCCGTCGACACCGCCGAGGTCCACGAAGGCACCGTATTCGGTGATGTTCTTCACCACGCCGTCGACCGTCTGGCCTTCGGAGAGGTTGCCGATCACCTCGGCGCGCTGCTCGGCGCGGGACTCTTCGAGGATCGCACGGCGCGATACCACGATGTTGCCACGGCGACGGTCCATCTTCAGAATCTGGAACGGCTGCTTGAGGCCCATCAGCGGGCCGGCGTCGCGCACGGGGCGCACGTCAACCTGGGAGCCGGGCAGGAAGGCCACGGCGCCGCCGAGATCGACGGTAAAGCCACCCTTCACGCGGCCAAAGATGGCGCCTTCAACGCGCTCTTCGTCGGCGTAAGCCTTCTCCAGACGGTCCCAAGCCTCTTCGCGGCGGGCCTTGTCACGGGAGATCGAAGCCTCGCCGCGGGCGTTCTCGACGCGATCGAGGAACACCTCGACCTCGTCACCGACGGCCAGCTCGGGGGCTTCACCGGGGTTGGCGAATTCTTTCAGATCAACGCGGCCTTCCATCTTGTAGCCCACGTCGATGATGGCTTGGCCCGCCTCGATGGCGATGACCTTGCCTTTGACAACAGAGCCCTCGTCGGGCGTGTCAATCTCGAAGCTTTCGGAAAGGAGGGCTTCGAATTCCTCCATGGATGCGTTCTGAGCCATGTGGCGTGTATATCCTTACTAGTGGTTTCTGGCCGTGCGGTTGTCTCCGCCGGTCTTGGGGTTGGTCTGATGCCGTTCGGCGCTGCCGGAAAAGAACAGGGGCAAAAACAATACAGGGCCGGAAGGCTCCGACCCTGCCCGAGTTCTCCGCCAGCAGCTCTCACGGCGGCTTGACGAAGGGGCGTTTAGCCGCTCAAACGCCGCATGGCAAGGGGTTTCACCGCTTTTCGGCGGCCCCGCGCCGCCCTAAGGTCGCGCCCATGCGTGCCCTCCTCGCCCCCCTCCTCCTGCTCGCCGCCTGCGCCGCGCCGCCCGCCCTGCCCGAGGGCGAGAGCCCGCTTGCGATCAACCCGGCCCGATCCGCCCAGATTGAGGCCGCGCCGCGGCTCACCGTGATGATCCCCGGCGCCCTCGCCTCGGTCGATATCTTCGCCCCCACCAACCATTGGGCCGCGCGCGGCCGCGGCCTCGCCTACTACCGCTTTCCGGGGATGGACGGCCTGCCGCTCGACCACCAGCTCTCGATCACCGGCGCAGCAGAAGAAATCGCCCGCTTCGCCCGCCGCTACCCCGACAAGGACCTCACCCTCGTCGGCTACTCCGCCGGCGGTGCGATTGCGCTGGAGGCCGCGGCCCTGCTCGCGCCCCGCCCCGTCACCGTGGCGGCTATCTCACCCTCGCCCGAGCACGCGGGCGGGATGGAGACCATATTGCGCGGCGCGGGCGACGTGATCTCAGCTGCCACCCGCGCCGAGCGCTTCACCCGCAAGGCCATCTGGGACGAATACTGGAAGACCCTGCTCTACGGCCGCAACAACCGCGCCGACCCCGGCTTTTCGGAGCAGATCGAGACCCTCTCCGCCGAGCACGCCCCGCAAATCTCCGATCCGAGCCCTGCACTGGTGCGGGCCCATTCCGCCAGCCTGCGCCGCTGGGAGTTGTCCGAAGGCGCCGACCTGAGCCACGCCCGCATCGGTTTCTTCGTCGGCCTCGAAGACCCGGTATTTTCGACCCGGCAGACAGACACGCTCCGCCGCCGCGCAGGCGGCGGGCGGCTCATCGGCTTTGCGGATGACGGGCACCTGCTCCTGCTGACCCGCAAGAGCCTCTTCGCCCATGTGCTGAGGTTCGTCGAGGCCGCGCCCTAGCCTTGCGGACCTACCGGCCCCGCGCCGCCGAAAGCCGCTTGATCCACGCGTCCATGCTCTCGGTCGGCTTGCGGCTGTAGGGCGAGGCGCCGCCCCATTCGGCCTCGCTGTGCGACTGCTCGATCATCTTGCCCCAGATCTCCCGCGCCTTCGCCGGGCTGATCATCGGGCGGCTGTTGTCTTCCTCTAAGGAGATTCCCAGCACGTCCTCGGCCACGTAGTCGTAGCCCATCGCCCACTCGGCAAAGGGCGAGGGCGCATCGCCATCTTCCGAGATCAGCACCTCCACCTCGCTGTGGCGCGGGTCGGCGCTGATCCGTTCCATCAGCGGCAGCACCTCGACACGCGGCCCATGCAGCGCCTGAAAGAACTGCCCGCGTCCGCGCCACAGATAACCCGTGATGCCCTTGGCGGCGTTGAACTCCAGCGCCTTGAGGAGAATGTCGAGATCGGAATCGCCAAATTCCTCTTCATTTGCGATCGAACGATAGAGCAACTGATGCATGTCCGGTGTGGTCCTTCTGCCTTTCTTCCTCACGGTCTCACCCGGTTCTGGGGGCCAAGAACAGAAAAGGGATTCTGCTCTCGGGGGCAATATTCTTTGTTCAGGTCTGGTTAACTTTTTCGCGTCACCCGGCGCGAGGATGTCAACTGACACTCCCTCGCATGGTTAACCCCGCGAGCGCTGCGTCTTTTGACATATGCATAAGATGTGCATGGAATGTGCATCAGTTGTGCATGGCGGATTTCCGCCTGCCGATTTACGCAACACCAGCGTTAACCCTGAATTTTCTAGTTTACTTTCAGCCGGATAGCCGTACGCGCCCGGTCAAGCGCCTCGTCTATGCTCAGCTCCGTGGTATCCAGCTCCACCGCATCCGCGGCTGCCACCATCGGCGCCGCATCCCGGCTCGCATCCCGCTCGTCCCGCGCCTTCACATCGGCCAGAACCTGCTCCCGCGTCACCGCGTGGCCCTTGCCCTGAAGCTCCAGAAACCGCCGTTCCGCACGGGCCTCGGCGCTGGCGGTGACAAAGAGCTTCACCTCCGCATCGGGGCAGATCACCGTGCCAATATCGCGCCCGTCCAGCACCGCGCCACCCTCGCGGCGGGCAAAATTGCGCTGAAATTCCAGCAGCTTCTCCCGCACTTCCGGGTCGGCGGCCACACGGCTCGCGGCCTGGGCCACCTCGGGCGTGCGCAGCGCATCTTCGGGGGTCAGATCATCGGGGGTGAGCGCCTCTGCCGCCTCCACCGGGTCGGCCCCCGCCAGCACCTTGGCCCCCACCGCACGGTAGAGCAGGCCGGTATCAAGATGCGCGAGGCCAAACTCCTTGGCGACGGCCTTCGAGATCGTCCCCTTCCCCGCCGCAGCCGGCCCGTCGATGGCCACCGTGATTTTCATCGCGCCCTCATTCATGCAGTTGCAGACCGGTCGCCCGGTTAACCTTTCGCTTACCCTGCCCGCTCCCGGCGGCTCAATCCACCCGTGTCGTCAGGTCAGGGTCATAGCCCTCCGCCCGCCGCACACCGCCCGGAATCTCGTAGTAATCGCCCTTGTCGGCGCAAAAGATATGTCCCTTGGTCTCCAGCCCCGTCGGCCCGTCCAGCGTGCCCGCCATGATCGAGATATTGGCCCCCGCGCCATCCCAGAACAGCTGGCTCCCGCAGGTGCCGCAAAACCCGCGCCGGGCATCGTCCGACGAGGTGAACCACTTCGGTTCGCCCATGATTGCAAGGCTTTCGCGCGGCACAGAGGTGGCCGAAACATAGTGCCCCGTGGTCTTGCGGCACTGGCTGCAATGGCAGGCGATCACCGGTCGCCACGGCCCTTCCGAGGCATAGGTCACCGCCCCGCACAGGCACCCGCCCGTCAGCCTCATGCGTTCGCCTTTTCCAGCTTCGCACCAAGGTTGCCCATCAGGTCCATGAAGATCGGGAAGGAGGTCGCGATCGGCCCCGCGTCATCCACCTCCACAGGCTTCTGCGCGGCCATTCCGCAGATCAAGAAGCTCATGGCGATCCGGTGATCCAGCCGCGCCTCCGCCCGCGCCCCGCCGGGCACGCCTTCCGGCCCCAAGCCTTTGACCGCAAACCAATCTTCGCCCTCGTTCACCTCCACGCCGCAGGCCCTAAGCCCCACCGCCATCGCGTCGATCCGGTCGGATTCCTTCACCCGCAGCTCCTTCACGCCGGGGCACTTCGTGACCCCCTCCGCAAAGCTCGCCACCACCGAAAGCACCGGGTATTCGTCGATCATCGAGGCCGCCCGCTCCGCCGGCACCTCTATCCCCTTCATATCGGGCGAGAATTTCGCCCGCAGGTCCGCCACCGGCTCGCCACCCTCTTCGCGCTCATTCTCATAGGTCAGGTCTGCGCCCATCTCGCGCAGCGTGGTGAAGAGCCCCGCCCGCGTCGGGTTCAGCCCGATCCCCGGCACCAAAACGTCCGACCCCGGCACCACCAGGGCGGCACAAACCGGGAAGGCCGCCGACGACGGGTCGCGCGGCACGGCGATCACCTGCGGCTTCAATTCCGGCTGGCCGGTCAAGGAGATAACCCGCCCCTCCGGCGTGTCCTCCACCGTCACCTCGGCCCCGAACCCGGCCAGCATCCGCTCGGTATGGTCGCGCGTGGCTTCCTTCTCGGTCACCACCGTCACGCCCGGCGCGTTCAACCCGGCCAGCAGCACCGCCGATTTCACCTGCGCCGAGGGAACAGGCGTGGTGTAGCTCACCGGCACCGGGCTTTCGGCCCCCACCATCATCAGCGGCAACCGCCCGCCCGTGCGACCGTAAGATGCTGTTCCGAAGAGCGAAAGCGGCTCCGTTACCCGCCCCATTGGCCGCGAGCGCAGGGAGGCATCGCCAGTGAACGTCACCGCAAACGGATGGGTCGCCACCGCCCCCATGATCAGCCGCACCCCGGTGCCGGAGTTGCCGCAGTCGATCACGTCTTCCGGCTCACCGAACCCGCCGACACCGACGCCATGCACCGACCAGTCTCCAGCCCCATGCTGCACCACTTCGGCGCCCAGCGCCCGCATCGCCTTGGCCGTATCGAGCACGTCCTCGCCCTCGAGCAGCCCGGTGATCTTCGTCTCCCCCACGGCCATCGCGCCAAGGATCAGCGAGCGGTGGCTGATCGACTTGTCGCCCGGCACCTCCGCCACGCCCTTCAGCGGCGCAGCCTTGCGGGAAATCATCGGGGTGGGCGTGCCGTGAGACGACATGGGCGGGCTCCTCTGAATTGCCGGAACCGCATAGCCGCTTTCGGGGGCGGCTTAAACCCTGCGGAACGTCAGATAATGCGGCACCCGTCCCTCGCGGAGCGCCTTCTGCTCATAGCGGGTCGAAATCCAATCACTCCACGGCTGGCGCCAGTCGTCCGGCCCCTCGGCCAGCCACTCGAAGCCATGCCGCGGAACCTGCTCCAGCGTCTGGCGCACATAGTCCGGAATATCCGTCGCCACCCGAAACTCCGCCCCCGGCTTCAGCACTTTGGCCAGCGCCTCAAGGTAATCGGGCGTCACGAAGCGGCGGCGGTGGTGGCGCTTCTTCGGCCAGGGGTCGGGGTAGAGCAGGAAGGCCTTGGAGACCGAACCCTCGGGCAGCACATCGAAAAGGTCGCGCACGTCGCCGGGATGCACGCGCAGGTTCTCCACCCCCGCCCTGCGGATCTTGCCCAGCAGCATCGCCACGCCGTTGATGTAGGGCTCGGCCCCAATGATCCCCACGCCGGGGTTCTGCGCCGCCTGATGCACC includes the following:
- the cmk gene encoding (d)CMP kinase, which gives rise to MKITVAIDGPAAAGKGTISKAVAKEFGLAHLDTGLLYRAVGAKVLAGADPVEAAEALTPDDLTPEDALRTPEVAQAASRVAADPEVREKLLEFQRNFARREGGAVLDGRDIGTVICPDAEVKLFVTASAEARAERRFLELQGKGHAVTREQVLADVKARDERDASRDAAPMVAAADAVELDTTELSIDEALDRARTAIRLKVN
- a CDS encoding GFA family protein; protein product: MRLTGGCLCGAVTYASEGPWRPVIACHCSQCRKTTGHYVSATSVPRESLAIMGEPKWFTSSDDARRGFCGTCGSQLFWDGAGANISIMAGTLDGPTGLETKGHIFCADKGDYYEIPGGVRRAEGYDPDLTTRVD
- the trmB gene encoding tRNA (guanosine(46)-N7)-methyltransferase TrmB; this encodes MSENHSSKHRSGAPWRNFYGRLKGKGLRASQETYLDEDLSALSPGAVGWEENPDRTPLDLEALFPGKEVWLEVGFGGGEHMVHQAAQNPGVGIIGAEPYINGVAMLLGKIRRAGVENLRVHPGDVRDLFDVLPEGSVSKAFLLYPDPWPKKRHHRRRFVTPDYLEALAKVLKPGAEFRVATDIPDYVRQTLEQVPRHGFEWLAEGPDDWRQPWSDWISTRYEQKALREGRVPHYLTFRRV
- the aroA gene encoding 3-phosphoshikimate 1-carboxyvinyltransferase; the protein is MSSHGTPTPMISRKAAPLKGVAEVPGDKSISHRSLILGAMAVGETKITGLLEGEDVLDTAKAMRALGAEVVQHGAGDWSVHGVGVGGFGEPEDVIDCGNSGTGVRLIMGAVATHPFAVTFTGDASLRSRPMGRVTEPLSLFGTASYGRTGGRLPLMMVGAESPVPVSYTTPVPSAQVKSAVLLAGLNAPGVTVVTEKEATRDHTERMLAGFGAEVTVEDTPEGRVISLTGQPELKPQVIAVPRDPSSAAFPVCAALVVPGSDVLVPGIGLNPTRAGLFTTLREMGADLTYENEREEGGEPVADLRAKFSPDMKGIEVPAERAASMIDEYPVLSVVASFAEGVTKCPGVKELRVKESDRIDAMAVGLRACGVEVNEGEDWFAVKGLGPEGVPGGARAEARLDHRIAMSFLICGMAAQKPVEVDDAGPIATSFPIFMDLMGNLGAKLEKANA